From Callospermophilus lateralis isolate mCalLat2 chromosome 5, mCalLat2.hap1, whole genome shotgun sequence, a single genomic window includes:
- the Pfn3 gene encoding profilin-3 has product MGDWKGYISAVLRDQRIDDVAIVGHSDNRCVWASRPGGLLAAISPQEVGVLVGPDRQAFLQAGLSLAGRRCCVIRDYLLAEGDGVLDARTKGLDTRAICVGHTPRALLVLMGRRGVHGGILNKTVHELIRGLCTQGA; this is encoded by the coding sequence ATGGGTGACTGGAAGGGCTATATCAGTGCAGTGCTGCGAGACCAGCGCATCGACGACGTAGCCATCGTGGGCCACTCTGACAATCGCTGCGTGTGGGCATCGCGACCCGGGGGCCTGCTGGCTGCCATCTCGCCGCAGGAGGTGGGCGTGCTTGTTGGGCCCGACCGGCAGGCCTTCCTGCAGGCGGGCCTGAGTTTGGCGGGCCGCCGCTGCTGCGTCATCCGCGACTATCTGCTGGCAGAGGGAGACGGCGTGCTGGACGCGCGCACCAAGGGGCTGGACACGCGCGCCATTTGCGTGGGCCACACGCCGCGCGCGCTCCTCGTGCTGATGGGCAGACGCGGCGTGCACGGTGGCATCCTCAACAAGACTGTGCACGAGCTGATCCGCGGGCTGTGCACGCAGGGCGCGTAG
- the F12 gene encoding LOW QUALITY PROTEIN: coagulation factor XII (The sequence of the model RefSeq protein was modified relative to this genomic sequence to represent the inferred CDS: substituted 1 base at 1 genomic stop codon), with amino-acid sequence MRALLFLGSLLVSLEPVLSIPPWKAHKVHKQGTDEPTVVLTVTGEPCHFPFQYHRQLYHKCIHKGWPGPRPWCATTPNFDQDQQWAHCLEPKKVKDHCSKHSPCHKGGTCVNMPKGPHCLCPEHLTGKHCQKEKCFEPQLLRFFHENEIWLRSGPEGVAKCHCKGPDAHCKPLASHACHTSLCLNGGRCLEAEGQSLCHCPVGYTGPFCDLDVEANCYHDRGLSYRGKARTTLSGATCQRWDSEATYRNMTAEQALSRGLGHHTFCRNPDNDTRPWCFVWKGDRLSWEYCDLAQCWATIQAAPPLMDTLGRQDLPMPQPSALQKPQPTTQSPPHSLTPGSXVRKSKEPTRLSRTSPPSCGQRLRKSLSPLSRVVGGLVALPGAHPYIAALYWGDSFCAGSLIAPCWVLTAAHCLQNRPAPEDLTVVLGQELHNQTCKQCQTLGVRSYRLHEAFSSNTYQHDLALLRLQESADGSCALLSPYVQPVCLPSGTAQTSEPEDMLCQVAGWGHQYEGAEDYSTFLQEAQVPFISQEHCSASEVHGDAILPGMLCAGFLEGGTDACQGDSGGPLVCEDQAAENRLTLRGVISWGSGCGDRNKPGVYTDVASYVTWIQEHIAS; translated from the exons ATGAGGGCTTTGCTGTTCCTGGGGTCCCTGCTGGTGAGCCTGGAGCCAGTGCTTTCG ATCCCACCTTGGAAAGCTCACAAGGTGCATAAGCAAGGAACCGATGAGCCCACAGTAG TTCTTACTGTCACTGGAGAGCCCTGCCACTTCCCCTTCCAATACCATCGGCAGTTGTACCACAAATGTATCCACAAAGGTTGGCCAGGCCCCAGACCCTG GTGTGCTACCACCCCAAACTTTGATCAGGACCAGCAATGGGCACACTGCCTGGAGCCCAAGAAAGTGAAAG ACCACTGCAGCAAACACAGCCCCTGCCACAAAGGAGGGACATGTGTGAATATGCCAAAAGGACCACACTGCCTCTGTCCGGAACACCTCACTGGGAAGCACTGCCAGAAAG AGAAGTGCTTTGAGCCTCAGCTTCTCCGGTTCTTCCATGAGAATGAGATATGGCTTAGATCTGGGCCAGAAGGTGTGGCCAAATGCCACTGCAAAGGTCCTGATGCTCACTGCAAGCCACTGGCCAGCCATG CCTGCCACACCAGCCTGTGCCTCAATGGGGGCCGCTGCCTGGAGGCCGAAGGACAAAGCCTGTGCCATTGCCCAGTGGGCTATACCGGACCCTTCTGTGACTTGG ATGTTGAGGCAAACTGCTACCATGACCGTGGGCTTAGCTACCGTGGCAAGGCCAGGACCACTCTCTCCGGTGCAACTTGTCAGCGGTGGGACTCCGAGGCCACCTACAGGAACATGACTGCGGAGCAAGCACTAAGCCGGGGACTGGGTCACCACACCTTCTGCCG GAACCCAGATAATGATACCCGCCCGTGGTGCTTTGTCTGGAAAGGTGACCGGCTGAGTTGGGAGTACTGCGACTTGGCACAGTGCTGGGCCACAATCCAGGCAGCACCTCCACTCATGGACACCCTTGGGCGTCAGGACCTGCCCATGCCCCAGCCTTCAGCACTGCAAAAGCCTCAGCCCACGACCCAGTCCCCGCCTCATTCCCTGACCCCAGGTAGTTAAGTTAGAAAGAGCAAAGAA CCAACTCGTCTGTCTAGGACCAGCCCACCCAGCTGCGGACAGCGGCTCCGGAAGAGCCTGTCCCCGCTGAGTCGAGTTGTCGGCGGACTAGTGGCGCTGCCCGGGGCACATCCCTACATCGCAGCGTTGTACTGGGGCGACAGTTTCTGCGCCGGCAGCCTCATCGCCCCCTGCTGGGTGCTGACCGCGGCTCACTGCTTGCAGAACCG GCCGGCGCCGGAGGACCTGACGGTGGTGCTCGGCCAGGAACTCCACAACCAGACCTGTAAGCAATGCCAGACGCTGGGCGTGCGCTCCTACCGCCTCCACGAGGCCTTCTCGTCCAACACCTATCAGCACGACTTGG CTCTGCTGCGCCTTCAGGAGAGCGCGGACGGCAGCTGCGCGCTTCTCTCACCTTACGTTCAGCCAGTGTGCCTACCCAGCGGCACCGCCCAAACCTCCGAGCCCGAGGACATGCTTTGCCAAGTGGCGGGCTGGGGCCACCAGTACGAGG GGGCGGAGGATTATTCCACCTTCCTGCAGGAGGCGCAGGTGCCTTTCATCTCTCAGGAGCACTGCTCCGCCTCTGAAGTGCACGGGGATGCTATCCTCCCTGGAATGCTCTGCGCTGGCTTCCTCGAGGGTGGCACAGACGCGTGCCAG GGTGATTCCGGGGGCCCTCTGGTGTGTGAGGACCAGGCTGCAGAGAACCGGCTCACCTTGAGAGGTGTCATCAGCTGGGGCTCCGGATGTGGCGACCGCAACAAGCCCGGCGTCTACACCGACGTGGCCAGCTACGTGACTTGGATCCAGGAGCACATAGCTTCCTAA